A genomic region of Fervidobacterium gondwanense DSM 13020 contains the following coding sequences:
- a CDS encoding glycosyltransferase family 4 protein, with translation MKNKKHEVLFLHRYFYPEYVTSASLAYDVAEALVKDGINVSVLCGYPKEYTAFEKVPTREEHNGMKIRRIRYIQANRKSFIGRLVNYFSFTIAVLSRLFTLRNYELIIVYSDPPVLPIVPALSSVFFKNKFVYVCYDVYPEIAHVTGILSKRSLIAKAANWVNNIVFRHVEKVVVLSSEMKEFLLKSRPTLLPEKVEIIPNWFESKDQMDSYDKEIEGKIQTIKSENTLVVGYFGNMGIAQDMDTLIEAARTLKNHENIKFLLAGHGVKMTEIKSIVQSEKLENVIILDFLHGKQFEEALKLSDCLVVSLSPGVVGLAVPSKTYSYMWAGRPIIAIMNEPSDITSELIQYNAGYWIKNGDVKQLVSVIEELYNNPEKRKSMGENAKQLYLQKYTKEKCTAEYVKLVKDIIGRE, from the coding sequence ATGAAAAACAAAAAACATGAAGTCTTGTTCTTGCACAGGTACTTTTATCCAGAATATGTAACTTCTGCAAGCCTGGCATATGACGTTGCTGAAGCGTTGGTTAAAGATGGTATTAATGTCTCTGTCTTGTGCGGGTATCCCAAAGAATATACAGCATTTGAGAAAGTACCAACACGAGAAGAACATAATGGTATGAAAATACGACGAATAAGGTACATCCAAGCAAATCGTAAAAGCTTTATCGGAAGGTTGGTTAACTATTTTTCCTTTACTATTGCTGTGTTATCTCGTTTATTCACTTTGAGAAATTATGAACTTATCATCGTTTATTCCGATCCACCTGTTCTTCCTATAGTCCCAGCTTTGTCCTCAGTGTTTTTTAAGAATAAGTTTGTTTATGTGTGCTATGATGTTTATCCAGAGATAGCACATGTTACTGGTATATTGTCAAAAAGAAGTCTGATTGCTAAAGCTGCAAATTGGGTTAATAACATTGTTTTTAGACATGTTGAAAAGGTTGTAGTTCTGTCCAGTGAGATGAAGGAGTTCCTCCTGAAAAGCAGACCTACGCTTTTGCCAGAAAAGGTGGAGATAATCCCTAATTGGTTTGAAAGTAAGGACCAAATGGATAGCTACGATAAAGAAATAGAAGGAAAAATTCAGACGATAAAAAGTGAGAATACTCTTGTAGTTGGATACTTTGGCAATATGGGAATTGCTCAGGATATGGATACACTGATTGAAGCTGCAAGAACTCTTAAGAATCATGAGAACATAAAGTTTCTTCTTGCAGGTCATGGTGTGAAGATGACTGAGATAAAATCCATTGTTCAGTCCGAGAAGCTCGAAAACGTCATAATTTTAGATTTCTTACATGGAAAGCAATTTGAAGAAGCACTTAAACTTAGCGATTGTTTGGTAGTGAGTTTGTCCCCAGGTGTAGTCGGACTTGCTGTACCAAGCAAGACATATTCATATATGTGGGCTGGTAGACCAATAATTGCTATTATGAATGAACCTTCGGATATAACAAGCGAACTCATTCAGTATAATGCAGGATACTGGATTAAGAATGGAGACGTAAAGCAGTTGGTGAGTGTTATTGAAGAATTGTATAATAATCCAGAAAAGAGAAAATCAATGGGTGAGAATGCAAAGCAGTTGTACCTTCAAAAGTACACAAAAGAGAAATGTACCGCAGAGTACGTTAAGTTAGTCAAAGATATCATCGGGAGGGAATAA
- a CDS encoding exopolysaccharide biosynthesis polyprenyl glycosylphosphotransferase — protein MERIKIGIFASNVALLYLLSDIIPKNTTFSTLVYLLILLLAYYSFRLYDTEYLSSFKSQLFRTFIAGTIDIVLFYFLDLISEFTFSPRYVWFTLSASLSVSILNVVLFVGIKSLLKPQKYVIIGKQEEYSDIIDELTKNSGSMFSISGYVNPDLSQLRALMQISNGVLIGNLKFAKTIENDFNANYSNKQIKYLPDFIEQKLKRIPLNLIEKYEQYYILEFSKPKDTLAIRLLDIFVSIVAIILTSPLWLIIALAILIEDGRPVIFKQKRAGKDGKLFTMYKFRSMRNLPQNDSQPKYPDQEKGRILKVGKIIRKYRLDELPQLINVLKGDMSIVGPRPEQKELHEIYSHADIPYYEYRLKVKPGITGWAQITYQYSSSVDEAAKKLEYDLWYVKNKNFWLNVKIIMKTPETMLFRRGAK, from the coding sequence GTGGAAAGGATAAAGATAGGGATCTTCGCCTCTAACGTAGCTTTGCTATATCTATTGTCAGATATTATTCCAAAAAATACCACATTTTCAACCTTAGTTTATCTACTTATATTATTGCTTGCGTACTATTCGTTCAGATTATACGACACAGAATACCTCTCTTCTTTTAAGTCGCAGCTTTTTAGGACGTTCATTGCAGGAACAATAGACATTGTGCTGTTTTACTTTCTTGATTTAATCTCGGAGTTCACATTCTCGCCTCGATACGTATGGTTCACCCTATCGGCAAGTCTTTCAGTTTCCATTTTGAATGTTGTGTTGTTTGTTGGCATAAAATCTTTACTTAAACCGCAGAAATATGTTATAATAGGAAAGCAGGAAGAATACAGTGATATAATTGATGAACTTACAAAAAACAGTGGCTCAATGTTTTCAATCTCAGGCTACGTTAACCCAGATTTATCACAACTTAGGGCACTGATGCAAATATCAAACGGCGTGCTTATAGGTAATCTCAAATTCGCAAAGACGATAGAAAACGATTTCAACGCCAACTATTCAAACAAACAAATCAAATATTTGCCAGATTTTATCGAACAAAAACTTAAGCGGATTCCTTTGAATCTAATTGAAAAATACGAACAATATTACATCCTTGAATTTTCAAAACCGAAAGACACGCTTGCGATAAGGCTGCTTGACATATTCGTCTCAATAGTGGCGATAATCTTGACATCACCACTATGGCTAATTATCGCATTGGCGATACTCATAGAAGATGGAAGACCGGTGATATTTAAGCAGAAGCGTGCAGGAAAAGACGGGAAGTTGTTTACAATGTACAAATTCAGAAGTATGAGAAACCTTCCGCAGAACGATTCACAGCCAAAATATCCGGATCAGGAAAAGGGCCGTATATTGAAGGTGGGTAAAATAATTCGGAAATACAGATTAGATGAATTACCGCAGCTGATAAATGTACTTAAGGGTGATATGAGTATTGTTGGTCCAAGACCTGAGCAAAAAGAGCTCCACGAGATATATTCACATGCGGACATACCTTATTACGAATACAGACTCAAGGTAAAACCTGGTATAACCGGCTGGGCGCAAATAACGTACCAATATTCGTCATCAGTAGACGAGGCGGCAAAAAAGTTAGAGTACGATTTGTGGTATGTGAAGAACAAGAACTTTTGGTTGAATGTAAAGATAATCATGAAAACGCCTGAGACGATGTTGTTTAGAAGAGGGGCGAAGTAG
- a CDS encoding polysaccharide biosynthesis protein: MFLTDEQINEMFKDKILLVTGGTGTFGNAVVKRFLNTPIREIRIFSRDEKKQDDMRRFYKNEKLKFYIGDVRDLESIRKVMRGVDYIFHAAALKQVPSCEFFPMEAVKTNIIGTDNVLTAAIEFGVRKVVCLSTDKAVYPINAMGMSKALMEKVIRAKSRQADPEKTLICGTRYGNVMASRGSVIPLFIKQIKTRQPITITNPNMTRFLMSIDEAMELVLYAFQNGNPGDIFVKKSPAATIGDLAKAMIELFNAQNEIQVIGIRHGEKMHETLLSKEEHMIAEDLGDFFRVPMDTRDLLYEKYFEDGDPDLSRYYDYTSENTRRLNVEEVKEKLLTLEYVRRELETSTYNEPSF; this comes from the coding sequence ATGTTCTTAACTGACGAGCAAATAAACGAGATGTTCAAGGATAAGATATTACTCGTAACAGGCGGAACAGGAACATTTGGTAATGCTGTTGTCAAAAGATTTTTGAACACTCCGATCCGAGAAATACGCATTTTCTCGCGTGATGAAAAGAAGCAAGATGATATGAGAAGATTTTACAAAAACGAAAAGCTTAAGTTTTATATTGGCGATGTTAGAGATTTGGAAAGCATACGAAAAGTAATGAGAGGCGTGGACTACATATTCCATGCTGCTGCGTTAAAACAGGTTCCTTCCTGCGAATTCTTTCCAATGGAGGCAGTTAAGACTAACATAATTGGAACGGATAATGTGCTTACCGCTGCAATTGAATTTGGAGTTCGAAAAGTAGTCTGTCTTTCCACGGATAAAGCGGTGTATCCAATAAATGCCATGGGAATGTCGAAGGCTCTCATGGAAAAGGTAATCCGTGCAAAATCAAGGCAAGCCGACCCGGAAAAAACGTTAATATGCGGAACAAGATACGGCAACGTCATGGCATCTCGTGGGTCAGTTATTCCGTTATTCATCAAACAAATTAAAACTAGGCAGCCAATTACAATAACCAATCCAAATATGACTCGTTTTCTTATGAGCATAGACGAAGCTATGGAACTCGTATTGTATGCATTCCAAAACGGCAATCCTGGTGATATATTCGTAAAGAAATCACCTGCGGCAACGATTGGGGACCTTGCAAAAGCTATGATTGAGTTGTTCAATGCACAGAACGAGATTCAGGTAATTGGAATAAGGCACGGTGAAAAAATGCATGAAACATTACTTAGTAAGGAAGAGCATATGATCGCTGAAGATTTAGGCGACTTCTTTAGGGTACCAATGGACACAAGGGATTTACTTTACGAAAAATACTTTGAAGATGGAGATCCAGATTTGAGTAGGTACTACGACTATACCTCAGAAAACACGAGGAGACTCAACGTTGAAGAAGTGAAGGAAAAACTATTGACCCTTGAATACGTGCGAAGAGAGCTTGAAACCTCAACATACAATGAACCATCATTCTAA
- a CDS encoding capsular polysaccharide biosynthesis protein CapF — translation MRILVTGAKGFIGKNLIVELRNRGYNDIYEVDKETDELSLGKFIRDCDFVFHLAGVNRPKEESEFVEGNVEFTKHLLTQLEKREKPIPVLFTSSIQAEKDNPYGRTKRMAEDLIFDYGRKTGAKVFVYRLPNVFGKWCRPNYNSAIATFCYNIARDLPITVNDPNVVLKLVYIDDVVNEFINALNGCENRDGKFCEVATQYTVKLGDIVDLLYSFKKGRENLSVPNVGDDFVKKLYSTYISYLPEEQFSYQLNMKADERGSFTEFLKTEDRGQISVNVIKPGITKGNHWHHTKVEKFLVVSGEAIIRFRKIDCSEVIEYRVSGNKLEVVDIPPGYTHNITNIGNSDVVFIIWANEPFDPQRPDTYYLESTM, via the coding sequence GTGAGAATTCTTGTTACAGGAGCAAAGGGGTTTATAGGTAAGAACCTTATAGTAGAACTTAGAAATAGGGGATATAATGACATTTACGAAGTTGACAAAGAAACGGATGAGCTTTCGTTGGGGAAATTCATCCGGGATTGTGATTTTGTCTTTCACTTGGCAGGCGTTAACAGGCCCAAAGAAGAGTCTGAGTTTGTAGAAGGAAACGTAGAGTTTACAAAGCATCTTCTCACTCAATTGGAAAAGAGAGAAAAGCCAATTCCTGTTCTTTTCACATCATCAATTCAAGCAGAGAAGGATAATCCGTATGGTCGAACAAAGAGAATGGCAGAGGACTTGATATTCGACTACGGCAGGAAGACTGGAGCAAAAGTTTTTGTTTATAGATTACCGAACGTTTTTGGAAAATGGTGCCGTCCAAATTACAATAGTGCTATCGCAACATTCTGTTATAACATAGCTCGTGACCTACCGATAACAGTGAACGATCCAAATGTTGTTTTAAAGCTTGTTTACATAGACGATGTTGTCAATGAATTCATAAACGCACTAAATGGTTGTGAAAATAGAGATGGTAAGTTCTGCGAAGTGGCTACTCAATATACAGTAAAGTTAGGTGATATAGTTGACTTGCTATACTCATTCAAAAAGGGACGAGAGAATCTTTCTGTTCCAAATGTTGGTGACGATTTTGTAAAGAAACTTTATAGCACATACATTAGCTATCTTCCGGAAGAGCAATTTTCCTACCAGCTGAATATGAAAGCTGATGAAAGAGGTTCTTTTACAGAATTCCTGAAAACTGAAGACAGAGGTCAAATATCAGTGAATGTTATAAAGCCTGGAATTACAAAAGGCAACCACTGGCACCATACGAAAGTTGAGAAATTTCTTGTAGTAAGCGGAGAAGCTATAATAAGATTCCGAAAAATAGATTGTAGTGAAGTTATAGAATACCGTGTAAGCGGTAACAAACTCGAGGTTGTTGACATACCACCAGGATATACGCACAATATTACGAACATTGGCAATTCCGATGTGGTTTTCATAATCTGGGCAAATGAACCATTTGACCCTCAGCGACCAGATACATACTATTTGGAGTCAACTATGTAA
- a CDS encoding GumC family protein: MDQEMTRDEITLEDLLRIFKRRFWWFFATVIAVFAVTIVYLMLATPIYEASVTINIEPKSKGSLTDLFSATGYTSSRPDISTEVELIKSRTNIETVVKNLNLVEYFKNKSKNSEIDTYDVIKSLSNMITVSPVKDTSIVKISVQNPDPELAKNIANELASVYNELLQRLSRNEYTARREFIEQQIPKVEEELKQVEDQLKKFKQTNKVYVLNVESQNLLNTLYNLDTQINTYKIKVEEVKAKISALTQQLKSMNQKIVSSETISVNPVVSQLKAKLVDLQIQLSALLNTYSENDQQVKSLRKQIEETEKMLKNQVESIVTSQVQTTDPNYASMYSELIQSNTELLVYQSTISSIESIKSKYEQKISTLPMLEQQLFELERDRKVKENLYSILLEKLEETRISEAGVVGRATLVDSAITPTQPVKPNKKLTLAIGGVLGIFLGILLVFLLEAFDKTISDEEYIKHMLKGSPVLGRIPNIEFPETSESPELVVVNSPTSPQAEALKLTATNIEYSNTPAPKIVAVTSSGPGEGKTLIAANIALAYAQNGNRTLLLDLDMRKPRIEKVLGIERINIGVTNHLLKDIPVERIIVNYGENIDIIPVGPIPPNPTALLTSKKMEDFIQKLSEKYERIVIDLPPILAAADSLIVSKYTDGIVLVVRAGKTQKPSLRVAYENIQTSSAKLLGAVINDITANQMGYYYYYYYYYYTTEGKKKKKRRKSKEK, from the coding sequence ATGGATCAGGAAATGACAAGAGACGAAATCACGTTAGAGGATCTTCTTAGAATATTCAAAAGGCGCTTCTGGTGGTTCTTTGCAACAGTTATAGCTGTTTTTGCTGTAACAATCGTGTACCTCATGCTTGCAACACCGATTTATGAAGCAAGCGTGACCATAAACATCGAGCCGAAATCAAAAGGAAGCCTTACAGATTTATTCTCAGCAACAGGATACACTTCATCAAGGCCTGATATATCGACAGAAGTGGAATTGATAAAGAGCAGAACAAACATTGAAACAGTGGTAAAGAACCTTAACCTCGTTGAATATTTCAAGAATAAATCAAAAAACAGTGAAATAGACACATACGATGTGATCAAATCTCTTTCAAATATGATAACCGTTTCACCGGTTAAAGATACGAGTATAGTCAAAATAAGCGTGCAAAACCCAGACCCAGAACTTGCAAAGAACATTGCAAACGAACTCGCAAGCGTCTACAACGAGCTTCTTCAGAGACTCTCAAGGAACGAATACACTGCACGAAGGGAGTTCATCGAACAGCAGATACCAAAAGTAGAAGAAGAACTCAAACAGGTAGAAGACCAACTCAAGAAATTCAAACAGACGAACAAAGTCTACGTGTTAAATGTAGAGTCTCAAAACCTTCTCAACACGCTCTACAACCTTGACACGCAAATCAACACTTACAAAATCAAAGTTGAAGAAGTCAAAGCAAAAATTTCAGCATTGACTCAGCAGCTCAAATCTATGAATCAAAAGATAGTCTCTTCAGAGACAATATCAGTCAACCCAGTTGTGAGTCAATTGAAAGCAAAGCTTGTCGACTTACAAATCCAGCTTTCAGCATTGCTGAATACGTATTCAGAGAACGACCAACAAGTCAAATCTCTCCGAAAACAAATCGAGGAAACAGAGAAGATGTTAAAAAACCAAGTCGAGAGCATAGTAACATCCCAAGTTCAAACAACAGACCCAAACTATGCATCAATGTACTCCGAACTCATCCAGAGCAATACGGAATTGTTAGTTTACCAATCAACAATAAGCTCAATTGAAAGCATCAAGAGTAAATACGAGCAAAAAATCAGTACGCTGCCAATGCTTGAGCAGCAACTATTCGAACTTGAAAGGGACAGAAAAGTCAAAGAAAACCTCTACAGCATTCTTCTTGAAAAACTTGAAGAAACAAGGATATCCGAAGCCGGCGTTGTTGGAAGGGCAACACTTGTGGATTCAGCGATTACGCCAACCCAACCGGTGAAACCGAACAAAAAACTTACACTTGCAATCGGAGGCGTGCTTGGAATCTTCTTAGGCATACTCCTTGTCTTCCTCCTCGAAGCATTTGACAAAACGATATCTGATGAGGAATACATAAAGCACATGCTTAAAGGTTCGCCAGTGCTCGGAAGGATACCGAACATAGAATTTCCAGAAACGAGCGAATCACCAGAGCTTGTTGTCGTAAACTCACCAACATCGCCGCAAGCAGAAGCTCTGAAGCTAACTGCAACAAATATCGAATATTCAAACACCCCGGCACCGAAAATTGTTGCTGTTACAAGCTCAGGACCTGGTGAGGGTAAAACACTTATTGCAGCTAACATAGCTCTGGCGTACGCTCAAAATGGAAATAGAACGCTCCTGCTTGATCTGGATATGAGGAAACCCAGAATCGAGAAGGTTCTTGGAATTGAAAGGATAAACATAGGTGTAACGAATCATCTACTAAAGGACATTCCAGTTGAAAGAATTATTGTGAATTATGGTGAAAATATAGATATAATCCCAGTTGGACCGATACCACCAAATCCAACGGCATTACTAACGTCGAAAAAGATGGAAGATTTTATCCAGAAATTGAGTGAAAAATACGAAAGAATCGTTATCGACCTTCCGCCAATCCTTGCAGCAGCAGATTCATTGATAGTCTCCAAATATACCGATGGCATTGTTCTTGTAGTGCGTGCCGGTAAAACGCAAAAACCATCTTTAAGAGTTGCATATGAAAATATACAGACGTCGTCGGCAAAACTCCTCGGCGCTGTTATAAACGACATAACAGCAAACCAGATGGGTTACTACTACTACTACTATTACTACTATTACACGACAGAAGGCAAAAAGAAGAAAAAACGAAGGAAAAGTAAAGAAAAATAG
- a CDS encoding CpsB/CapC family capsule biosynthesis tyrosine phosphatase produces the protein MYDIHNHILFGVDDGVETLEESIEILEDYKRHGIDFVVFTPHVNHPTVKSDIQKIKQHFQILKEECNRIGIRCELGSELYLKPKFQDFIPILDRFVLVELDTLNYPLYLFDQIFELQLEGYDVILAHVERYAWLENNRHVVRKLKEMNVYFQMNISALDKKNYFIKNDYVDFIATDYHGVKRGKLDWERLKDYKSLIEKGHRILRLAKV, from the coding sequence ATGTACGACATTCACAACCACATTCTTTTTGGGGTAGACGACGGGGTTGAAACGCTGGAAGAGTCAATAGAAATTCTGGAAGATTACAAAAGGCATGGAATAGATTTTGTGGTATTCACTCCCCACGTAAACCACCCAACAGTAAAAAGTGACATTCAAAAAATAAAACAGCACTTCCAAATTCTGAAGGAAGAGTGCAATAGGATTGGAATTCGCTGCGAGCTTGGAAGCGAACTCTACTTGAAACCAAAATTCCAAGATTTCATACCTATACTTGATAGGTTTGTGCTCGTCGAGCTTGACACATTAAATTACCCTCTATATCTCTTTGACCAAATATTTGAACTGCAACTTGAAGGCTATGATGTCATCCTTGCTCACGTTGAGCGGTACGCGTGGCTTGAGAACAACAGACATGTTGTTCGCAAATTGAAAGAAATGAATGTTTATTTCCAAATGAACATCAGCGCACTTGACAAGAAAAACTACTTTATCAAGAACGATTACGTTGATTTCATCGCGACAGATTACCATGGAGTGAAAAGGGGAAAACTAGATTGGGAAAGACTTAAAGATTACAAGAGCCTTATTGAAAAAGGGCATAGGATTTTAAGACTTGCGAAAGTATAG
- a CDS encoding polysaccharide biosynthesis/export family protein, producing the protein MRKWIIGFLSIIFALSIFGYTLRVGDTIAIEVFGQPQFSRTVKVAFDGTIPYPYAGNIKVEGLTVDQVKNLIEQTVRKFIKDPVITVYIVDYAPMYVYFQGAMNRTFDISNYQNLTISKLFSILNLSPTTEIDFENIQLKRAGKTQTINMLPFFYEGKIDNDVLLQEGDVIYFPPVKYSQTIQVSGAYSAIFKYEPGLTLKTLLLRLGTLNEQIAVIENSYLTTANKTVTVNLKDVLSGKTDYSLTQGTSLYIPKRDDRYVYVLGFVPSAGVKTFAVEEPQNLALAIAKAGGISKDNEKWIEKITVTTPDGKTQEFSPTILTMAANVILPNGAIVNVIKYEEFKIYLTGDFSTGIITFEPNEPKMLKTLLTKIGGLKTEQFKWIESIKINDTTVDLSKIDTYSLKNNDTVQIKKYPEFKIYLTGDYKPGIVTFEPDEPKTLAGLFTKIGGIPTDQLKWIESVKINGKAVDISKAQEYTLSNGDKVEIKKFDEFYVYVQGFANQKGKIPFEPQEPRTLKTLLNKIGLPNSDVENEGKALINNQIEVNLRDIIYNKKDVNLSLGDTVLVSYEPFLIYTTGISGPGVLQLSYYEPKTLSYVVKKLITQPETVEKITLLRNGKQFEYEPEKLIYGKQDQILEKHDTLIFKQSDVNAVYLVGDVSSYVTFALNEPITIQKILAKVGLSDLRKIDKITDNATAIDFTKDTPIQKGAILNVQLKKPVYVTAMGYIRSTGRVQFDYYETPDLKTLFAKLGGLIIGPELYYASDKVLIIRNGALAGQYDAEKIFKGIENAQVEDGDFVYVTQKEPNQVYVFGKGVPNGLVRFTQGEEFDLRTLMGKLGGLKEGISNKITVIDDEKVEQIEWSEFANAKLTNNSILLFDVDKENYIYVINANGNPSMIYSDKPVTLYEILTKAGIDKNYRRLEITKGTEKQTIELKDLTQARGYNINPGDIVRIIDAPQNYAYVLGEVNRPGIVQLTEGTTVLQAIIQAGYFSTKAAPSSVWLYKGGINGKAEQINLAGAMSGGKIEYNPVIESGDIIFVPSDIFRSALEWIPVINNLITFYNNVSGLFK; encoded by the coding sequence ATGAGAAAGTGGATTATCGGCTTTCTAAGTATTATTTTTGCGCTGAGTATCTTTGGGTACACGCTCCGTGTTGGTGATACTATCGCCATTGAAGTGTTTGGTCAACCACAATTCTCCCGAACAGTGAAAGTCGCATTTGATGGAACGATTCCATATCCGTATGCAGGAAATATCAAAGTGGAAGGATTAACAGTTGATCAAGTGAAGAACCTAATCGAACAAACTGTCAGAAAATTCATAAAAGACCCTGTCATAACCGTCTATATCGTCGACTACGCACCGATGTATGTCTACTTCCAAGGTGCAATGAACCGCACTTTTGACATTTCGAATTATCAAAATCTCACTATCTCAAAACTCTTCTCAATTCTCAACCTTTCGCCAACAACAGAAATCGATTTTGAGAATATCCAGCTCAAACGAGCAGGTAAGACACAGACGATAAACATGCTCCCGTTCTTCTACGAAGGCAAGATAGATAATGATGTTCTTCTTCAAGAAGGAGATGTAATCTACTTCCCACCGGTGAAATACAGTCAGACGATTCAAGTAAGTGGCGCATACTCTGCCATATTCAAATACGAACCCGGTTTGACATTGAAAACTCTACTTCTGCGCCTCGGCACACTCAACGAACAAATCGCTGTGATAGAGAATTCTTACCTTACAACAGCAAACAAGACAGTTACCGTAAACCTCAAAGACGTTCTCAGCGGAAAAACCGATTATTCTCTCACACAGGGAACTTCTTTGTACATCCCCAAAAGAGACGATAGATATGTTTACGTTCTTGGCTTCGTTCCGAGTGCGGGAGTCAAAACATTCGCAGTTGAAGAACCACAAAACCTTGCACTTGCGATAGCGAAAGCTGGAGGGATATCGAAAGACAACGAAAAGTGGATAGAAAAAATCACAGTCACCACACCGGATGGAAAGACTCAAGAATTCTCACCCACAATACTAACCATGGCAGCGAACGTCATCCTTCCAAACGGTGCGATAGTGAACGTAATAAAATACGAAGAGTTCAAAATATACTTAACGGGTGATTTCTCAACTGGAATAATCACATTCGAACCAAATGAACCAAAGATGCTAAAGACGCTACTCACGAAAATCGGTGGTCTCAAAACTGAACAATTCAAATGGATAGAATCGATAAAGATAAACGATACTACTGTTGACCTCTCAAAGATAGACACATACTCTCTCAAGAACAACGACACAGTTCAAATAAAAAAATACCCAGAATTCAAAATCTACCTCACGGGTGATTACAAACCTGGCATAGTCACGTTCGAACCAGACGAGCCAAAGACACTCGCAGGCTTGTTTACAAAAATAGGCGGCATTCCGACAGACCAACTGAAATGGATCGAATCGGTGAAGATAAACGGAAAAGCTGTCGACATATCAAAAGCTCAGGAATACACGCTCAGCAACGGTGACAAAGTCGAGATAAAGAAATTCGACGAATTCTACGTATACGTCCAAGGCTTTGCAAACCAGAAAGGTAAAATACCATTCGAACCGCAAGAGCCAAGGACACTCAAAACATTGCTGAACAAAATCGGACTGCCAAACTCAGATGTTGAAAACGAAGGAAAAGCACTGATAAATAACCAAATCGAAGTCAACCTCAGAGATATAATATACAACAAGAAAGACGTCAACCTGTCGCTTGGCGATACAGTGCTTGTATCGTACGAACCGTTCCTGATTTACACCACAGGCATATCAGGACCAGGCGTACTCCAGCTCTCATACTACGAACCGAAAACGCTGAGCTATGTGGTCAAAAAACTCATAACCCAGCCAGAAACCGTTGAAAAGATAACACTCTTGAGAAATGGAAAACAATTCGAATACGAACCTGAAAAACTCATCTACGGTAAACAAGACCAAATACTTGAAAAACACGACACATTGATCTTCAAACAATCCGACGTCAATGCCGTGTACCTTGTTGGAGATGTCTCCTCATACGTCACGTTCGCACTCAACGAACCGATAACCATCCAGAAAATACTTGCAAAAGTAGGACTGAGCGATTTAAGAAAGATAGATAAAATCACCGACAATGCAACAGCGATAGACTTCACAAAAGACACGCCGATTCAAAAAGGCGCGATACTCAACGTCCAGCTCAAAAAGCCGGTCTACGTAACGGCGATGGGGTACATAAGAAGCACGGGCAGAGTGCAGTTCGACTACTACGAAACGCCAGACTTGAAAACGCTCTTTGCTAAACTCGGCGGGCTCATCATCGGACCGGAACTCTATTACGCATCTGACAAAGTTTTAATTATTCGAAACGGTGCGTTGGCTGGACAGTACGATGCAGAGAAAATATTCAAAGGCATAGAGAACGCGCAAGTTGAAGATGGAGACTTTGTATACGTCACGCAGAAAGAACCGAACCAAGTCTATGTGTTCGGTAAAGGCGTACCGAATGGACTTGTGAGATTCACCCAAGGCGAAGAGTTTGACTTAAGAACGCTCATGGGAAAACTTGGAGGGTTAAAAGAAGGCATAAGCAACAAGATTACTGTGATAGACGATGAAAAAGTTGAGCAGATAGAATGGAGCGAATTTGCAAACGCAAAGCTTACTAATAACAGCATACTCCTCTTTGACGTCGACAAAGAAAACTACATATACGTAATCAACGCAAACGGAAATCCGAGCATGATTTACTCAGACAAACCAGTAACGCTCTACGAAATACTCACAAAAGCAGGAATAGACAAAAATTACAGAAGACTTGAAATTACAAAAGGAACGGAAAAACAAACAATCGAGCTCAAGGACCTTACCCAGGCAAGAGGGTACAACATCAATCCAGGGGACATCGTAAGGATAATCGACGCGCCGCAGAACTACGCGTACGTGCTTGGCGAAGTGAACAGGCCAGGAATAGTCCAGCTGACAGAAGGCACAACGGTGCTGCAAGCGATAATCCAGGCTGGATACTTCAGCACAAAAGCAGCGCCATCAAGCGTATGGCTCTACAAAGGTGGAATCAATGGAAAAGCGGAACAGATAAACCTTGCGGGTGCAATGAGCGGTGGAAAGATAGAATACAATCCTGTGATTGAAAGCGGAGACATAATCTTCGTGCCGTCTGATATATTCAGAAGTGCACTTGAATGGATACCGGTTATAAATAACCTAATAACCTTCTACAACAACGTATCCGGACTTTTCAAATAA